A single genomic interval of Acidovorax sp. 1608163 harbors:
- a CDS encoding ankyrin repeat domain-containing protein: MDNAMGRGVLLVFCAIFAVAFGAGGYWAGLRPLAETASAAWTVRQWQPVPAQVLDVQLKQHPGSEGGTTYQVQARYRYTVAGQAYEGQRVGLDLRPGADNVGDWQAQWHRTLSQAQERGEPVTAWVNPQAPAQALLDRSIRWRLQIFRLPFALVFTGVGVAAAWMFLRILWRPKEDAQDLEPRHSLAKGQGALWFFAMFWCGIAFPMAALFWSDGKAPWWGKGFMGIFVVIGVGLVVAAWHHSRKAWRYQGMGMTALPSRPTAGRPVEITLVLPVRAVQQAGAESLRMQLAQYRVDESSSGSPERRVEVLEATARRQPTGDGGRRLVARFELPEDAPTHGARRGGERVDWRLELVRAEGTLELAYDLPVEAAAPSWSEPASVPDRFDRRAQWTQEVPIEPPAFGQDVAPPALGSLGMLEPDELPRFLPPDVRLTETADAWSLAFEQTAWRWSAAVALALLALEWWVNDRIQPGALVLPSGFWDWLALLVLPVWALHAATRRWTLRVQDDGLVVHRGSWVWSRVASLPGESSQALVHKLQFTAGTQAYHAVLGKDASGHLQKLTPGLSGTAAAQAVGQAVAHAWLDRRGRFTPGAQRPQVAAHSRPAWGGWVWLLAFGMLVWWAYGGRAVVGAGRHAVSQGPTTVASSRIWAPADARLMDAQNAGDASALVQALRDGANPNLLADTGSSVLMLAAHRGQLAHVEALLQAGAQPDLRQTAKDSERGDTALLRAFYGGHLAVAQRLVQAGASLQARNRWDWGPVHMAAQSGCVPCLDWLKEQGQSLTEPAPASRGETPAMLAAAKGRIPVLQWLDQQRVDLWGRDPHGKNVLDWARFRQQQETEQWLLKRQPAGA; the protein is encoded by the coding sequence ATGGACAACGCAATGGGACGAGGGGTTTTGCTGGTTTTCTGCGCCATCTTTGCAGTGGCGTTTGGTGCCGGTGGGTACTGGGCAGGGCTGCGGCCTTTGGCAGAGACCGCGTCGGCGGCATGGACCGTGCGCCAATGGCAACCCGTGCCAGCCCAGGTGCTGGATGTGCAACTGAAGCAACACCCAGGCAGCGAAGGTGGCACCACCTACCAGGTGCAGGCCCGGTACCGCTACACGGTGGCTGGGCAAGCTTACGAAGGGCAACGCGTGGGGCTCGACCTGCGCCCAGGCGCAGACAACGTGGGTGACTGGCAGGCGCAATGGCACCGCACCCTGAGCCAAGCGCAGGAGCGGGGTGAACCCGTCACCGCCTGGGTCAACCCACAGGCCCCGGCCCAGGCACTGCTGGACCGAAGCATCCGCTGGCGGCTGCAAATTTTTCGACTTCCGTTTGCCCTGGTGTTCACCGGCGTTGGCGTGGCGGCCGCATGGATGTTCCTGCGCATCTTGTGGCGCCCCAAGGAAGATGCGCAGGACCTTGAGCCGCGCCATTCCTTGGCCAAGGGGCAGGGGGCGTTGTGGTTCTTCGCGATGTTCTGGTGTGGCATCGCTTTCCCCATGGCCGCTTTGTTCTGGTCGGATGGCAAGGCGCCGTGGTGGGGCAAGGGCTTCATGGGCATCTTTGTGGTGATCGGCGTGGGGCTGGTGGTGGCTGCTTGGCATCACAGCCGCAAGGCCTGGCGCTACCAAGGGATGGGCATGACGGCCTTGCCATCACGGCCCACGGCGGGGCGGCCGGTCGAAATCACCCTGGTGCTGCCTGTGCGGGCCGTCCAGCAGGCGGGGGCCGAAAGCCTGCGCATGCAACTGGCGCAATACCGAGTGGACGAGTCCAGCTCGGGATCGCCCGAGCGCCGGGTGGAGGTGCTGGAAGCCACGGCGCGGCGCCAGCCGACGGGTGACGGCGGTAGGCGTCTGGTCGCGCGTTTTGAGCTGCCTGAGGATGCCCCTACCCATGGTGCGCGGCGCGGTGGTGAGCGGGTGGACTGGCGGCTGGAGCTGGTGCGTGCTGAGGGAACGTTGGAACTGGCATATGACCTGCCGGTAGAGGCCGCTGCACCTTCGTGGTCTGAGCCCGCATCCGTGCCAGACCGCTTTGACCGGCGGGCGCAGTGGACGCAAGAAGTCCCCATCGAGCCACCAGCCTTTGGGCAAGATGTCGCCCCTCCGGCCTTGGGTTCATTGGGCATGCTGGAGCCCGATGAGCTTCCGCGCTTTCTTCCCCCGGACGTGCGTTTGACGGAGACAGCGGATGCCTGGTCGCTCGCGTTCGAGCAGACCGCGTGGCGCTGGTCCGCGGCTGTGGCGCTGGCTTTGCTGGCGCTGGAGTGGTGGGTGAACGACCGCATCCAGCCTGGCGCCTTGGTGCTGCCGAGCGGCTTTTGGGATTGGTTGGCTTTGTTGGTTTTGCCTGTCTGGGCGTTGCATGCCGCCACCCGGCGGTGGACGCTGCGGGTGCAAGACGATGGCCTGGTGGTGCATCGCGGCTCTTGGGTGTGGTCTCGCGTTGCGTCGTTGCCGGGCGAATCCAGCCAGGCGCTGGTGCACAAGCTGCAGTTCACGGCTGGGACTCAGGCCTACCATGCGGTGTTGGGCAAGGATGCGTCAGGGCATCTGCAAAAGCTGACCCCGGGGCTGAGCGGCACGGCTGCTGCACAAGCCGTGGGCCAGGCGGTGGCCCATGCCTGGCTGGACCGGCGGGGGCGCTTCACGCCGGGGGCGCAGCGGCCCCAGGTGGCTGCACATTCACGCCCAGCCTGGGGTGGCTGGGTTTGGCTCTTGGCCTTTGGGATGCTCGTGTGGTGGGCTTATGGCGGGCGCGCGGTGGTGGGCGCGGGGCGGCATGCTGTGTCGCAAGGCCCCACCACGGTGGCGTCCTCGCGCATTTGGGCGCCTGCGGATGCCCGCCTGATGGATGCCCAGAATGCGGGCGATGCCAGCGCGCTGGTGCAGGCATTGCGCGATGGCGCCAACCCCAATTTGCTCGCGGACACGGGTTCCTCTGTGTTGATGCTGGCCGCCCATCGGGGGCAACTGGCGCATGTCGAGGCGCTGCTGCAGGCTGGGGCCCAGCCCGATCTGCGGCAGACAGCCAAAGACAGTGAGCGCGGCGACACCGCCCTGCTGCGGGCTTTTTATGGTGGCCATCTGGCGGTGGCGCAACGCCTGGTGCAGGCGGGGGCCAGCCTGCAGGCACGCAACCGCTGGGATTGGGGCCCCGTGCACATGGCCGCGCAAAGCGGCTGCGTGCCTTGCCTCGATTGGTTGAAAGAACAAGGGCAATCCTTGACCGAACCAGCCCCCGCCAGCCGGGGCGAGACACCGGCCATGCTGGCGGCCGCCAAAGGCCGCATCCCCGTGCTGCAATGGCTGGATCAGCAGCGTGTAGACCTGTGGGGCCGCGACCCGCATGGCAAGAATGTGCTGGACTGGGCGCGGTTTCGGCAGCAGCAGGAGACGGAGCAGTGGTTGTTGAAACGCCAGCCTGCGGGAGCGTGA